The Sporosarcina sp. Marseille-Q4943 genome includes the window TAATTAATACAATTGAAAACAACAGTCCGACACAGATCGATTCGATGACTTGAGGCAAGGGCACCCTGAATTCTTCAAACAGAAACATGAGCGCCCCTGTTGACATGAACAGCGGTGGCAATATGATTTTTTTGGGTGAAATCGGCCTTTTTGCCGCTTTCGTACGCACAATGAACGCCAATGTCCCCATGAATAGGAACAGCAGCGTTGAACCAACAATCAAGTAGACGGAAGGGATTTCATTGAAAATGTAATCAATGATTTCCTGAAGTTTAAGCATACCAGTCCCCCCACCCTGCCAACTCATCCAACCGGTGTTTCAGCTGTTCCATCTGAACAAATCTGGCAAACCTGGCCGTTTCCTTTCCTTTATGGAATAGAAGAACGACCGGGGCGGTGAATAAAGCGAGCTGTCCCGCCATTTCAGGGACTTGCGCCGCATTCACTTTATAAAATGGGATTGGATATTGTTCTTGTAGGCTGGCCACTTGCGGATAAAGCCCTTCGCAGACGGAACAATAATCCGTTTTTACAAACAATAATAGCCGTGGCTTACTCGCCGATATATCCAACCATTGTTCAAAAGACCCGATCTCTTCCATCGGCAGTTCCTCCACTTCAAAAATCAATTACGCCTCCTAGCAAAATGCTCGGAGGCTTTGGCGGGCGTTGTTAAAACCCTTGGAAATCCCCGAATATCGGGCTCAATAAGCTTGTTAGATAGACAATGCCGTCAAAGAATAGCAACAATCCGAAGGCAATCATAATATAACCGCCGACTTTCATAATTAGATTGCTGTTTCTGCGAATCCAGCCGAGCCTTGTAATGAAAAATGACAAGACGAAAAATGGAATCGCAAAACCGAGCACATACATCATCATATACAACATGCTGGATCCTGGATTTGCTGCTGCGAGCCCGATAATCGCACCGATGATCGGTCCCATGCAAGGTTGCCATCCTGCAGAGAAGGCGAGTCCGATTAAAGCTGTCCCTAAATAACCGGCGGGACGATTTTTAAATTGCAGTCGATGCTCTTTCATTAAAAACTTCGGTGTAAATAGACCGATGACCATCAGTCCGAACAAAACAATGAAAATGGCCCCGATTTGTCTGAGTAGATCCTTGTATTGTATAAAGAAATTGCCAACAAAAGATGTACTAAATCCTAAAAAGACGAATACGACCGAAAACCCGATTAAAAAGAAAATTGTATGGAGCATGCCATTCCGATTCATCCGTTTCGAATCCGATTTCAGCTCTTCGATCGACATGCCGGTAATGTAAGATATGAATGCCGGATACAATGGCAGGACGCAAGGCGAAATGAAACTGAGAAAACCTGCGCCAAATGCTAGAAAAATATTTAAATCAGTTGCCATCATTCTCTCCCCTTCATGTTTCTTTCCCCATCGTATCAAATCCGAAGACGGATTTCGCTTATTTTAACTGTGAATACTTTATGAACAAAGAAAAGCGGAGGGTGGCGGGACATTGCTCGTAACGCTTTGCTTTTACTCGCAAAAGCCGTTCTCCGTTACGGCTTTAGCTGCGACAGGCATAAGACAGATCTGCGAAACGGCGATCTTTGCCGTACAGTAGAGCTGACTTATGACCCGAGCAAATCGAACTGCGCAGGGTTCGATTTGCCGTATTTCTGCGTTTTCTGCAGAAATTAAGGAATTCTTTTGCCCACTCGGAGCTAGACAACATTAGAAAACCGGCTCGCCTCCGCAAGAGATGCGTTGGCGAACCGGTTCGTTACATGGCGTCTTCCACGAGACCGTTTTGCAGTTGGTACATCATATAGTAAAGGCCTCTTTGCGCCAATAATTGCTGGTGGTTTCCACGTTCGACGATTTCGCCTTGGTGGAGGACGAGGATGAGCTCCGCGTCCTGGATTGTACTCAAACGATGGGCGATGGCAATTGTCGTACGGCCCCTACGCATTTTTTCCAAGCTTGCTTGGATGGCAACTTCCGTTTCCGTGTCAATGTTCGCTGTCGCTTCATCCAACACGAGGATTTTCGGGTTGGTCGCAATTGTGCGGGCGAATGCGACAAGTTGGCGCTGTCCGCTTGAGAACGTAGATCCTCGCTCTGTCACTTTCTGTGAATATTTATCCGGCAGTTTTTCAATGAATTCATTCGCTTGGACGAATTCTGCTGCGGCCCGGACTTCTTCTGAGGACATCCCTTCATTATGCAGACGAATGTTGCTCTCAATATCCCCATAGAACAGGAATGGATCCTGAAGGACAAGGCCGATTTTCTTCCGTAATTCCGCTTTTGGCAAGTCTTTCAAGGAGACTCCGTCAATGAGGATCTCTCCTTTGTCATATTCATAGAACCTCATGAGCAAGTTGATGATGGAACTTTTTCCGCTTCCCGTATGACCGACCAATGCAACGGTTTCGCCGGCATTCGCAGTGAAAGAGATGTTTTTTAACACATCATTCTTACCGTCGTATGAAAACGTCACATTCCGGAATTCGATCGTTCCTTCTTTGATTTCCGTATGTGCTGTTTCCTGTTGCGCCGGCTCCATATCCGGGTCATCCATCAATTTGAATACACGCGATGCCGAAACGAGCGCCTGTTGGAAGATAGACATCCGCTGCATCACTTGTTGGACCGGTTGAAATAGACGGCCAATCAGCGTCGTGAATGCATAGATGATTCCTACTTCTACTGCACTGTCCAATGACATGAATCCGAAATAGCCGAGGACGAAAACGATGGCGAACGCATATAACAAATCGATGAATGGCCCTAATAGCACACTATCAAATTTGATGTTCCTCATACCTGCACGATAATGGCCTTCATTTATGTCATCGAATTCCTTCGACAACCGCTCCTCCTGCCGGAAAGCTTGGATCATGCCCATGCCTGATAGTGATTCTGCAATCTTGGCATTCAATTGGCTCAGTCGCTCACGGATATCCTGATAGAAATCAGCGCTATATCGACGATAGACAACGATGATCGCCATAAATAACGGTAAGAGCACCATGGAAACAATTGATAGTTTAACATCAAGCGAAAAGAGCGCAATATAGACGCCGATAATAACGAAAATCGCTTGCAGGAAAGTGACGACGACGCTGACGAACATTTCCTTGATCGATTCCGTGTCATTCGTCACGCGCGATACGATGCTTCCGGCCGGCGTCCTGTCAAAATAGCGCATGCCGAGGCCTTGGACTTTCGTGAAGACATCAATCCTCATTTGTTGAATGACTTTTAAGGCGATGTCTTGGAAACGGAGTTGTTGGAAATAGGACACAACGACAATGAAGATCTGCAGCCCGATATACACGAGGGCGAGCGTCATTACTTCGTTTTTCGGGAAGTGAAGAGGCGTCAAGTAATTATCGATGAATGATTGGATGATGAGCGGTCCGACAATACTTCCCGTAATCGTCAAAACAAGGAAGAACAATGCGATCGAGATACTCACTTTATGCGGGATTGCATAGCGCATTAACCGCTTGAACACTTTCCATTGGTCCTTCGCTGTCAATTTTGGCTGTTTTTCCATCTGCATCATTCTTCCCCTCCTTGCTCGACAAGCACTTCCAATTGCTGCAAGTCATACATTTCTTTATACCTTCCATTCATCGCAATCAATTCTTCATGCGTACCCGCCTCTACAATCGTTCCTTCATGCATGACGATTATTTTATGGGCATGTTGGATGGCGCTTAGTCTGTGTGATGTAATGATCGTCGTCTCACCTGTTCGTGTCTGCTTTAGCGACTCAAGGATTGCTTCTTCAGTTTTGGCATCGACAGCTGACAACGAATCGTCCAAAATAAGCAATTCAGGTTGCATAATCAGCGCACGTGCAATGGACACACGTTGCTTCTGGCCGCCGGACAATGAAACGCCCCGTTCCCCAACGACTGTCTCATATCCTCCCTCAAATCCTGTAATATCTTCATGGATATGTGCAAGCCTTGCCGCCTCATAAATCCTTTCCCGATCAATTTTCGGATTCGTGAAGGCGATATTTTCCGCAATCGTCGTTGAGAACAGGAAATGGTCCTGTGGAACGTATCCAATTGATTCGCGCAAACGCTGTTGCTTGTATTGATTGATCGGGTGCCCGCCATAGACGATGCTTCCCTTATAGCCTTCAAACTCCCTTAGCAACAGTTTCAGAATTGCCGTTTTACCGGAACCGGTCTTCCCGACAATGCCGAGCGTCTCCCCGCGCTTCAAAGTGAAATGGACGTCGTAGAGCGCTGGACTTTCATCGTCCGGGAATTTGAATTCTTCGATGTCGAAGTAGAGATCCCCTTCCGGACGGCGATCAATTGCTCCTGTGACGTCTTTAATATCAGGATCAATCGACAACAGCTCCATAATACGGCTATACGAAGCGTTCCCGCGTTCCACGATGTTGAATAGGAATCCGAAAGCGAGCATTGGCCATACAAGCAACCCTAGGTATGTACTGAACGCAACCATGTCACCGATGGACATTTCCTCTGCAATGATGAATTTTGTTCCGAAGTAGAAGGATAGAATATAAGATACTGCAAATATGCCTGTGATGGTCGGATCAAACAATGCATCGACTTTTGCCACTCTCATATTTTTCGCAACGACATCTGTTGAAAGATCCGTGAAATCTTCAATATCTTCCTTTTCTTGACCGAATGTTTTGATTACTTTTATGCCAGAAATGCTTTCCTGCGTCTTATCATTCAGATTGGAGAACGCCTCCTGCGCAAAGCGGAAACGCCGGCGCAACAATCTTCCATAGTAGCTTGTCAGGAAAATCATGAATGGAAACGGAATAAGTGCAATGACTGTCAATTTCCAGTTGATTGTTAATGCCATCGTCAAAATGACGAATCCGCCCGTTGAAATGGAATCGACGAGCGTCAATATCCCCATTCCTGCCGTCTGTTGTACGGCGTTGATGTCGTTTGTCGCATGGGCCATTAAATCCCCGACCCGTCTCTTTTGATAAAAAGAAGGTGACATCCTTGTAAAATGATTGAATAATTTCTCACGCATCGTCCGCGATAACAAAACCGCGGAACCGAAAATCATGACGCGCCAGTAATAACGGGACACGTACATGAGAATCCCGGCAAACGCCAAGATGATGAGCCACTTCGTCAGCTCGGAAGCTGTCAATGTGGCTTCCGTAATGTCATCGACGATCAAGCCGATGATTTTCGGAGGAAGCAATTGCAATAAGGAGACGAACACAAGCGCTGCGACACCGAGTCCATATTGTTTCTTCCGTTGTTTGAAAAACCAGCCAAGCTGCAGTAAGACTTTCAAAGTAATCCCCCTTTTTCTCTATCTTTGAATAGTCTATCAAAAGTCTGAACAATAGAAAAGGTACGAAACTTAAATTATTCGGATTCTGAAATACTTTTCAGGTGGACAAACGGGATTCGATGTGTCTCGCCGTTGTCGGAAAGGAGATGAATCGTCCCTTCCAAGGTGTCGATTTTTCGGATATAGCCTTTGCTCTCCGCTACTTTTTCATCGATCCAATAGTGGATGGATAGCTGCAGGTTTCTTTCTGCGGCCTCGTGGATTTGATAGTTCCATTGTTCGATCTGCTGTTCGTCGGGCTGTTGCCTTAGTTGCAAACCATCTTCCTCTTGCCATTCCCGTAGCTGGGCGACATGTTCCGGCAGCATCATCGCCGTCCATTTGATACGTCCACGGTCACGGATCATCGGATCATCTCCCTTTGCAAAACTGTTGATTTCCGTTCCAGGCGGACGCTTTCCGCGGGCGAGCGGTGAGCCTCCTCAGTCGCTTCGCTCCCTCCGGGGTCTCCCCTGTCTCGCTTTCCCGCTGGAGTCGCCGCCTTCCACTCCAATCAACGGAGCTTACTGTAACATTTATTTGTAATGTCCCCCAATCAACTTTGACCGATGGACGGCGGTTCCTGCGTCTGTGTAGGAAACTGCACGCAACACGGCCGTGGAACCGTATTTTTTACGCAATGAATCCATCGTCTCCCCAAGCTGGCGGTTGCGCCATTTATGCTGATCGAAAAAGCTAAGCTGCATGGCATATTCGTTTTCCAAATTCGCCAGACTAATAGCGATGCGCCGCACCGGACGGCCGTCGTGGAATTCGTCGAGGAGCTTTGTACAGAGCCGATAAATAGTCATCGTGTCATTCGTTGCTTCGTGCAGCGAACGGGAACGGCCGAAGCCCCCACCGAGCGAATTCTTCGAATATCCGATCGACAGATGGACTGTCCGCCCCGCTTTGCACGCTTCCCTCACCCGCAATGCGACGTCTTCACACATTTCAAGGATGACCGCGAGGATGTCTTCCCGCTTCGTGTAATCGCGGTATAGGATCTGCCCCTTACCATAGCTGATTTGCCCTTCGACGAGCGGCGCTCCGAGATCGGACAAGTCGATGCCATGCGCATGATGATACAACTGGTTGCCCATGATGCCGAATTTCGTTTCAAGCCGTTCGAGGGGCGTGCGGGCTAAATCGCCTACTGAGAAGATCCCCATATTGTTCAACGTCCTTTCAAGCCGGCTGCCGATTCCCCACATCCGGCTAAGCGGCGCGACCGGCCATAGCCTCGATGGTATATCGGCATACGTCCAGCGGGCAAAGCCGGTCTTTTTTGCATCCAGGTCAAGGGCCAGCTTCGCCATGAGCATATTCGGTCCCATGCCGCAGGCGGACCTGAGCTGAAATTGGCTGACAAGCTCATCTTGGATTCTCTCGACCGTTTTTTCAGGGGGACCCCATAGACGTTCCGTTCCTCCTAAGTCAATGAAGCTTTCATCGACGGAATACACGTGGATTGCCTCCTTCGGCACGTAGCGGTTCAAATTGCGCGCGATTTCCATTGAAACATCGATATAAAACTGCATTTTCGGTTCAATAAGCCGTATGGACGGGTCATCGGGAATTTCATATAGCCGCATTCCCGTCTGCACGCCGAATTCCTTTTTCAAGGCGGGAGAAGCAGCCAGGACGATGCCTCCTTTCCGCTCTTTATTGCCGATGATGGCGATTGGCGTATCCATGACATCCAATCCTTCCATTGCAGCTGCACAACTGGCGTAGAAACTCCGCATATCCAGGCATACAATTTTCCGGTCCGGCAAATTCTCGTACATAGCGTGTATCCCTCCGTAAAGAACACTTGTTCTATACAGTATACCCGGAACGAATGTTCATATTCAATGGTCCTTATTGCCAATTGGCAATAATGGAAAGTGGACTGCTATGGAATAGTCTTTTAGCCCCGGTTTTTGAAAACAAAAAAAGCATCCATCCTGTTTAAGGATAGATGCCTCTGCAGTTCATTCCGCTGCCATATTACTAACTTCCTTCGGCAACTTGAAGTCTTCGATGTCGTTGAAATAGCTATATGTAGCATTCATTTTTTGGCGGGCCCGATAAGAGTTCCCTCCGCTGTAATTCCTCATATCCAATGACATTTTGAAGCTTGTCACATAAGAAGTGCTTTTATTGATGGTGATGACCAATTCCATTTTGTCGACGATGCTGAAGCCGTCCTCACGCGGACCAGCATCCGGGAAAAGCTCCTTGAACCGCTTGAACCCATCGCGATTCAAAGTTAAATTCAATGCATATCCGTATTCGATCGGCTCCAAGACAAATTCGTCTTCGAACTCTTTGAACTTGGATAAGTCAAGAATCGGATAAGTTTCCGAAACTAATGTGCCGAATAATTCTTCAATCGAACCGGACGGTAATTCTTCCCATTCGCCTTTGCGGTCGTCCGTGACAAACACTCGATCTCCCACTTGGTACAAATCCATATTATATGCTTTCACGCCACGCGGAAGGACTTTTGATTGGACATGCACTTTAGCAGGATCAAGGAAAGCCTCGACTTGCATATCGTATTTCACGCCGGCTTTCTCGGGGTTTTCAATATCGCCGTCATAGACGGTCACCGCATAATCATCAAACACAATATGAGAACGGACAGCTTTTAATGATGTGTCCATCGCCTCTTGGGATTTGTCCAATAAATCTCCGGCAGTCATTTTCTTTTGAGCCCCTCCCGAATTGGTGCAAGCAGCCAAAAGAAAAACGAGCGAACCAATCGCAAGGGCACTAACTATTTTTTTCACATGTAAACTTCCTCTCTTCAAAACCTACGTTCATTTTACTGGAATATACACACTTCATCAATCCATTAGACGGATATTTCGCAAGAGAAGTTGCATTACGATTACGTTCAAACCGAAAAGTTCTCATTCTTGTCGGTGAAGTTCTCATTTATTCAAAAAGAGTTCTCATTCACGCAGACAAAGTTCTCATTTATACCGAAATAGTTCTCGTTCTTGCAGATAAGATTCCCGTTTATCCTCGAAAATGCAATATGTCCGTAGTAAATTCCTCAATCGTGTGCAAATCAGGCTTAAAACCGATACCCGGGGCAGTCGGAACTGTTATATATCCATCTTCCACAGTCACTTCGGGCTCAATAATATCCTTTTCCCAATAATGGGACGAGCCCGCTGTATCTCCTGGTAAGGTGAAATTCGAGAGCGACGTCAATGCGATATTATGGGCGCGCCCGATTCCCGCCTCCAGCATGCCCCCACACCAGACAGGAACACCTCTCTCCATGCAATAATCATGGATTCGCTTCGCTTCGGACAAGCCGCCGACTCTCCCTATTTTTACATTAATGACTTTCGTGCTTCCGAGCTCGACCGCTTTCCGCACGTCTTCCAATGAATGGATGCTTTCATCGAGGCAGATCTGCGTCTCCAATTGTTTTTGCAATACGGCGTGATCAATAATATCATCATGTGCAAGTGGCTGCTCGATCATTAGGAGGTCGAACTCGTCCAACTGCTTCAATAAATCGATGTCATCCAATGAATAAGCAGAATTTGCATCCGCCATAAGAGGCACGTCTGGAAAAGCTGCCCTTAAACCGCGGAGTATGTCGATATCAGCTCCTGGCTTGATTTTCACTTTAATCCGCTTATAGCCTTCCTCCAAATACCTTTTCACTTTATCGATCAAACCCGCAAGATCCTTTTGAATCCCGATGCTGATGCCGACTTCGATTCGCTGACGCCCGCCGCCTAACGCTTCAGCCAATGGAATCCCTTTCCGTTTTGCGAACAGGTCCCAAACGGCACATTCAAGGGCGGCTTTCGCCATATTGTTTCCCCGTATTGGCGCAAAGAGGCGGCCGGTGTCATCAGGATGTCCAATTTCCTTTCCAAGCAGCAAAGGGACAAGGAAATCACGGAGCATATGCAAGTTCGTTTCTACCGTTTCTTCCGTATACCAAGGGGCATCAAATGCGACCGACTCTCCCCAGCCTGTGTTCCCAAGCTCATCGTGAACTTCCAGCAACAGAAATTGCTTATCCTGCATCGTACCGAAACTTGTTGAAAAAGGTTCCTTCATTCTCATTTTCATCTTCCGAATCGTCACTTCTGTAATTTGCAAAATGGATTCCCCTTTCTATTACATTTACGCGTAAAAAACACCCTGCCGTAGCGACAGGATGCCTATATTATTTACTTTACTGTTTCAACATCCACTGTCATCCGCCATCCGAACGGGTCTTCCGCTCTTCCAGTCTGGATGCCTGTCATCGTATCATAGATCCTTTGTGACAGTTCTCCAATCTCCCCACTATTAATGGTGATTTTCTTTTCATTCCAATAAAGTTCTCCGATTGGAGAGATGACCGCTGCAGTGCCCGTGCCGAACGCTTCCTCCAATATTCCGGACTGATAAGCCTCGTAAAGCTCCTCCATGGAAATCTTCCGTTCTGTAATAGGGATGTCCCAATGCTGCAGCAATTCAATGACGGATTTCCGTGTGATTCCCTCTAAAATGCTTCCATTGAGCTCGGGTGTGACAACTTCCCCGTTCAATTTGAAGAAGACGTTCATCGCACCGACTTCCTCGATGTATCGGTGTTCCTTCCCATCGAGCCACAGTACTTGTGAATAGCCTTTTGCTTCGGCCACTTCCTGCGCTTTCATTGCACCTGCGTAGTTGCCTGCCGTTTTCGCACTGCCTGTCCCACCTGTTACGGCACGGACGAATTCGGATTCAACCGCAATCTTGACAGGGTTGATGCCTTCCTTGTAATAGGCGCCGACTGGCGAAAGAATAATCATGAAACGGTACGTTTTTGAAGGAGCGACCCCTAAATACGGCTGCGTCGCAAAAATGAAAGGCCGGATGTAAAGTGACGTCCCTTCGATATTCGGAATCCAATCTTTATCGACTTGGATGAGCTTCCGAAGGCCGGTAAGAGCGAGTTCCTCGTCGAAAGCAGGAATGCACAGCCTTTCATTTGAACGGTTCAATCTTTTCATATTCTCCTCAGGTCTGAAAAGAAGCACTTCCTCATCTTCCGTCACATACGCCTTCAATCCTTCGAACACCGTTTGACCGTAGTGGAATACCATTGCCGCAGGATCGAGCAGGATCGGCTCATATGGAACAATCTTCGGATCATGCCAACCTTGCTCCTCTGAATAATCCATTGTAAACATATGGTCGGTGAAAACAGTACCGAACGAAAGTTGATCGAACGCTGGCTTCGTTTTCGGGTTCAAGGTCTTTTCAACATGGACTTCTAAATTCGTCATCGTAAATCCCCCTTTTACTATGTATTTTTTCATTATACACGAAACAGTGGAGACGGATATGGTAAAATGGTTGAAATGGAGGGATGACATTGACTGGAACTGAGAAAATGCCCGGGGAAGAACGCCGGCAGTTGATACTTGAAACATTGCAGAAAGCCGACAACCCGATGACAGGCAAAGAGCTTGGAGAACTGACGAATGTCAGCCGCCAAGTCATCGTCGGAGATATCACTTTATTAAAAGCGAAGAATGAACCTATACTTGCGACAAGTCAAGGGTACATATATATGCACACGTCGGCAGGTCCTGAGAGAATTGAAAAAGTGCTCGTTTGCCACCATACACCTGAGCAAACAGAGGAAGAGTTGAATATCCTCGTTGATCATGGGTTGACTGTGAAAGATGTGAAAATCGAGCACCCTGTCTACGGTGACTTGAGTGCCTCGATCATGGTAGCGAACCGTCTTGAAGTGAAGGAATTCATGAGGCGGGTCAATGAAGCCAATGCGGCTTACCTATCCAATCTAGCTGAAGGCGGCATCCATCTTCATACTGTCATTGCTGATGAACAACACCAAATCGACAATGCCGAAATCGCATTGAAAAAAGCGGGCATCCTCGTCGAATGACGGATAGTAATTCGGAAGAAATTTTCAAAACAAGTTTTAGTATACCTACATCATCTTTCAGCAGATGATGTTTTTTGTTGTTATGAAATTCAATTGTTCTCTAAAACATCCTCAACTTATCTCGCGGGGCATTTGGTGCTAATGGAATAGTTCTCATCATATTCTTAACATAGAGAACAATAAGAAGGAGTGTAAAGGTTGTTGAGAAAAGTCAAGGTTGGCTTACGGCCCATCGTAAACAACATAAATTTACCTACCGTTATGAAAACAGCAGTGCTTCCGGGTGACTCCATTGAAAGATTATTTATTGCAACCCAGATAGGAGAAATCTTTTACATAGGAAACGGTGAGGTAAGAACGTTTTTAGATATTCGCCCACGAATCTTAAAGCTAGGTATTTCTAATGGTGGATATGATGAACGGGGATTGCTAGGTCTAGCGTTTCATCCAAGTTTTTATTATAACGGTCTGTTTTATCTTCATTATTCAGTAGCTGGGACACAAGGTCCAGGCGCTCTTCCTCCTTCAGAAGGTGCAAGACCTGCTCAAAATGCTCTTCCTGAATTTTTTAAGCCTAACCCGTGTGAACCCAGCACCTTAAACTTAAAGTGGCTAAATAGAGAAACGCAATATGATCATATTGATACAGTTGAAGAATGGGTTTTACAATCGGGCGGTCAACCTCAAAAACGGCGGACATTGCTCAATTTAAGAAGACCATTTTTTAATCATAACGGTGTTAATAGCTTAAATTTTTCACCTGAAACAGGAAGACTTGTTTTAACAACCGGAGATGGCGGATCAGGTTATGATCCATTTAATCTAAGTCAGAACGATATGGAGATAGCCGGTAAAATAATTGAAATTGATGTAGATAGGAATACATTTATTGAAAATCCGCCCGTCGTTACACGTTTTAATGAACTTCCCGCAACTATTCAGGAAACACTTACGGTCATTGCCAAAGGGGTTCGAAATATGCCTGGCATTTCATTTCAACGGTTTTATAATCAGTTTGTCAAGTATGTAGGAAATGTCGGACAGGATTTGGTAGAGTCGATTTTCTCATTCGTTCAATATAAACCGATACCGGTTACACAGCTCATACAAGCTTCTTTACTGAAGTCTCAACTTGACCAAGAAGGATTTATTAACTTAGGGTGGCGTGGTTGGGAAGGTGCTTTTCCTACTTCGATAATAAGGGACTGCTCTGAAAATCCGACACTAGATGAGAAAACAGTGGCCTATTACGATGAAGCAGTAAAAACCTCATCAAAGCGTCTTCAGCCGTTAACAAGTTATTTTCATCAAGATCCCCGACCAGATAAGTTTGGAGGAACTGCACTTACAGGAGTGCAAGCCTATATGGGGAATGAAATCCCTGATTTAATGGGAAGCGTTCTGTTTACCGATATTGCCCGGGATGAGGGAACTCTTCCAGGTAGAGGGGTTTTAGCTTATACGAGGGTAAGAGCAGATGGTAGACAAAATGATTTTAGTGTTATTCAAACTGATTATAATTTTGGATCCCAATCAGCTTATTATGTTAGTTTAGGATCAAATGCGAATCAAAACAGACTCTATTTAGGGGTTTACGGCTCTATGAATGTAACGGATTATAATAGAGGAACTATTTTTGAAATCGTTCCATGAACCACGCCAATAAAATTAGACGCAAACAAAAGGGACCTACAGAATCTATATTAAGAATCTGTAAGTCCTCGTGTTTAGCAAGCAGGCATCTTACCTATTAATAGCCATAAGGACGGTTGTATGGTTGCCTGTAGTATGGATAACGGTAGTACGGATAGCGATAATATGGTGGGTAGATTGGGTAGAATGGATAGATTGGGTAAAACGGGTATTGGAAACGTGGGCGTCGTCTTCTACGCCGTCTTCCATAACTGTCATAATCGTAGTCATAGTCATC containing:
- the menC gene encoding o-succinylbenzoate synthase, with protein sequence MQITEVTIRKMKMRMKEPFSTSFGTMQDKQFLLLEVHDELGNTGWGESVAFDAPWYTEETVETNLHMLRDFLVPLLLGKEIGHPDDTGRLFAPIRGNNMAKAALECAVWDLFAKRKGIPLAEALGGGRQRIEVGISIGIQKDLAGLIDKVKRYLEEGYKRIKVKIKPGADIDILRGLRAAFPDVPLMADANSAYSLDDIDLLKQLDEFDLLMIEQPLAHDDIIDHAVLQKQLETQICLDESIHSLEDVRKAVELGSTKVINVKIGRVGGLSEAKRIHDYCMERGVPVWCGGMLEAGIGRAHNIALTSLSNFTLPGDTAGSSHYWEKDIIEPEVTVEDGYITVPTAPGIGFKPDLHTIEEFTTDILHFRG
- a CDS encoding branched-chain amino acid aminotransferase; translated protein: MTNLEVHVEKTLNPKTKPAFDQLSFGTVFTDHMFTMDYSEEQGWHDPKIVPYEPILLDPAAMVFHYGQTVFEGLKAYVTEDEEVLLFRPEENMKRLNRSNERLCIPAFDEELALTGLRKLIQVDKDWIPNIEGTSLYIRPFIFATQPYLGVAPSKTYRFMIILSPVGAYYKEGINPVKIAVESEFVRAVTGGTGSAKTAGNYAGAMKAQEVAEAKGYSQVLWLDGKEHRYIEEVGAMNVFFKLNGEVVTPELNGSILEGITRKSVIELLQHWDIPITERKISMEELYEAYQSGILEEAFGTGTAAVISPIGELYWNEKKITINSGEIGELSQRIYDTMTGIQTGRAEDPFGWRMTVDVETVK
- a CDS encoding transcription repressor NadR, coding for MTGTEKMPGEERRQLILETLQKADNPMTGKELGELTNVSRQVIVGDITLLKAKNEPILATSQGYIYMHTSAGPERIEKVLVCHHTPEQTEEELNILVDHGLTVKDVKIEHPVYGDLSASIMVANRLEVKEFMRRVNEANAAYLSNLAEGGIHLHTVIADEQHQIDNAEIALKKAGILVE
- a CDS encoding sorbosone dehydrogenase family protein, whose amino-acid sequence is MRKVKVGLRPIVNNINLPTVMKTAVLPGDSIERLFIATQIGEIFYIGNGEVRTFLDIRPRILKLGISNGGYDERGLLGLAFHPSFYYNGLFYLHYSVAGTQGPGALPPSEGARPAQNALPEFFKPNPCEPSTLNLKWLNRETQYDHIDTVEEWVLQSGGQPQKRRTLLNLRRPFFNHNGVNSLNFSPETGRLVLTTGDGGSGYDPFNLSQNDMEIAGKIIEIDVDRNTFIENPPVVTRFNELPATIQETLTVIAKGVRNMPGISFQRFYNQFVKYVGNVGQDLVESIFSFVQYKPIPVTQLIQASLLKSQLDQEGFINLGWRGWEGAFPTSIIRDCSENPTLDEKTVAYYDEAVKTSSKRLQPLTSYFHQDPRPDKFGGTALTGVQAYMGNEIPDLMGSVLFTDIARDEGTLPGRGVLAYTRVRADGRQNDFSVIQTDYNFGSQSAYYVSLGSNANQNRLYLGVYGSMNVTDYNRGTIFEIVP